In Opitutaceae bacterium TAV5, one genomic interval encodes:
- a CDS encoding histone H1 gives MTKKAKNPAQPSKAEQAVETAQAQVKAAKTALKQARKGLKAAKAARKAAKSAKPAKKPKKTKSWACLDSSDSRLRDN, from the coding sequence ATGACAAAGAAAGCCAAAAACCCAGCTCAACCCTCCAAGGCCGAACAGGCCGTCGAGACAGCGCAGGCACAGGTCAAAGCCGCCAAGACCGCCTTGAAACAAGCCCGAAAGGGACTGAAAGCCGCGAAGGCGGCTCGCAAGGCCGCGAAATCCGCGAAGCCGGCGAAGAAACCGAAAAAGACCAAGAGCTGGGCTTGCCTCGATTCTTCGGACAGTCGGTTAAGGGATAATTAG
- a CDS encoding integrase, with protein MCEALMVSRSGYYDWLDRRHAPGPRERQNRALRQQIREEFTRSRKTYGSPRMTRALGGRISRKRVARLMRQECLHARQRSKYRVATTDSRHGDPIAANRLRGFVADRPDQAWATDATCVLTGQGWLYVVALLDVYTRRIVGWAMHDILDARLAVAALQMAFAQRKPAPGLIVHSDRGSQFASGDYRSALAARRCVASMSRKGNCYDNAFIESFWSSLKYEVVYHRRFATKAEARSAIFDYIETFYNRTRLHSSLGYQSPVAFESALKHTN; from the coding sequence CTGTGCGAAGCTCTGATGGTCTCGCGCAGCGGGTATTACGACTGGTTGGATCGGCGTCATGCGCCCGGACCGCGCGAGCGGCAAAACCGGGCGTTGCGGCAGCAAATCCGTGAGGAATTTACGCGCAGTCGAAAGACTTACGGCAGTCCGCGCATGACACGGGCGCTGGGTGGTCGGATCAGTCGCAAGCGCGTGGCCCGGCTGATGCGGCAGGAGTGTTTGCACGCACGGCAGCGCTCCAAATACCGAGTTGCCACCACGGACAGCCGTCATGGCGACCCCATCGCCGCGAACCGGTTGCGTGGCTTTGTGGCCGACCGTCCCGACCAAGCCTGGGCCACCGATGCGACCTGCGTGCTGACCGGCCAAGGCTGGCTGTATGTGGTCGCGTTGCTCGACGTCTATACGCGTCGGATCGTTGGCTGGGCGATGCACGACATCCTGGACGCCAGGCTGGCCGTGGCGGCCCTGCAAATGGCCTTTGCCCAGCGCAAACCCGCGCCCGGGTTGATCGTGCACTCGGACCGGGGCAGCCAGTTTGCCAGCGGTGATTACCGCTCCGCCTTGGCCGCGCGTCGCTGCGTGGCCTCCATGAGCCGGAAGGGAAACTGTTACGACAACGCCTTCATCGAATCGTTTTGGAGCAGCCTGAAATACGAGGTGGTTTACCACCGCCGCTTCGCCACCAAAGCCGAGGCTCGCTCCGCGATCTTCGATTATATTGAGACGTTTTATAACCGCACCCGGCTCCACTCCAGCCTTGGATACCAAAGCCCTGTTGCGTTTGAATCCGCATTGAAACATACAAACTAA
- a CDS encoding transposase IS3, which yields MKTQLEKPARSRATYSKEYQEEALALWRQSGRSAAKVAAELGIRAPLLYRWAKVRRNGAEHGTVPTEKPVPQVAELQAQIRRLSEENAKLLEQREVLKKSLGILCEQPPRGMPGSNA from the coding sequence ATGAAGACCCAATTGGAAAAGCCGGCGAGGAGCCGTGCGACTTACAGCAAGGAATATCAAGAGGAGGCATTGGCGTTGTGGCGGCAGAGCGGCCGGAGCGCAGCGAAGGTCGCCGCGGAACTGGGGATCAGGGCGCCGTTGTTATACCGGTGGGCCAAGGTCCGTCGGAACGGTGCCGAGCACGGCACCGTTCCGACGGAAAAGCCCGTGCCGCAGGTGGCGGAGCTGCAGGCGCAGATCCGGCGATTGAGCGAGGAAAACGCGAAGCTGTTGGAGCAGCGTGAAGTCTTAAAAAAATCGCTGGGCATCCTCTGCGAACAGCCGCCGAGAGGTATGCCCGGATCGAACGCATGA
- a CDS encoding serine peptidase yields MTKKLVFIHGRSQQGKDSLALKKEWIASFREGLAKQGLQLPIDEAAIRFPYYGDTLDQLVAGADPADAARVVIRGDLSPTERDYIRALLEEIRKKAGITDAEIDAEIAAEVVERGPLNWPWVQAILKVIDRKVPFGSSASVALFTKDVFDYLTKGGIRDIIETGVIQAIQPNEPTVIVAHSLGTIVAYNILRREGKNLQWNIPLLVTVGSPLGVEKIRRSIAPTTYPECVNAWFNAFDKRDVVALYPLQDPHFMVGKVIINNSDVKNHTENRHGIAGYLDDPVVAKTIYDALL; encoded by the coding sequence ATGACGAAGAAACTCGTATTCATCCACGGTCGATCCCAGCAGGGGAAAGATTCTCTGGCGCTCAAGAAAGAATGGATCGCCTCGTTCCGCGAAGGACTCGCGAAGCAAGGTTTGCAGCTACCCATCGATGAAGCGGCCATCCGTTTCCCTTATTACGGCGACACCCTCGACCAACTCGTAGCTGGGGCCGACCCGGCGGACGCCGCCAGGGTGGTCATCCGCGGTGACTTGAGTCCGACCGAACGCGATTACATCCGCGCTCTGCTTGAGGAAATACGCAAAAAAGCGGGTATCACCGATGCGGAAATTGATGCAGAGATTGCTGCGGAGGTTGTCGAACGGGGTCCGCTGAATTGGCCTTGGGTGCAAGCCATCTTGAAGGTCATCGATCGCAAGGTCCCCTTCGGAAGCAGCGCTTCGGTCGCGCTCTTTACCAAGGACGTTTTCGATTACCTCACCAAAGGCGGTATCCGGGACATCATCGAAACTGGGGTGATCCAAGCCATCCAGCCGAACGAGCCCACCGTGATCGTTGCCCACTCGCTGGGAACCATTGTCGCCTATAACATTCTGCGGCGAGAGGGAAAAAATCTCCAGTGGAACATTCCCCTTTTAGTCACCGTCGGTTCGCCGCTTGGTGTGGAAAAGATCCGCCGGTCGATTGCGCCGACCACCTATCCAGAATGCGTGAATGCTTGGTTTAATGCGTTCGACAAGCGTGACGTCGTAGCCCTTTATCCGCTGCAAGATCCCCACTTCATGGTGGGAAAAGTTATCATCAACAATTCGGACGTGAAAAACCATACCGAGAACCGTCACGGTATTGCTGGTTATCTCGACGATCCGGTGGTGGCGAAAACGATTTACGATGCATTGCTTTAA
- a CDS encoding hemin-binding protein, with protein MNLTPATQRGVRPLALATFLLTLGVASTHAQVIERNEPPAPPRPAAGSALQLDQQSLQPGSTDATPLGATVSGIRLLGPAEGASRSPASGVQIGDIGAADPAALKQALAPFVGRPLSRKLISDAQAAVAKIYRDSGHPFVSVTLPPHDATDGTLQLRVVEFRLGKVEVNGAVASPLESDLRLTGGERIDAKKLSEDLDWLNRNPYRQVQGTFAAGDELGTSNLELTVTELKPWQVFAGYSNTGTRSTGKDRYFLGAAAVLKPLNNTLISYQLTGDTDFWRKPGSITLDEDDRPRYLSHSGRVTIPLAPRQALEILGNYVATRQEQDLLPGLTLRTDSTTFEVPILYRTAVSNLFDGHYLGDLTFGVEFKRNKQETYLLGIPLGSNEADVLQFVAGWAHQIPDKFGSTSFDLKIKANPGTDEDAWELRGRDAKYVYGSLDVTRVTKLGGRLTWVAQFSGTLSSADLPDTEQVAPGGFYATRGYTTDDGAADRGFVFRNELRLPSVALFPGRDQLSPYFFLDYGYGESDGSPDVKLASFGAGLDYRYGQTLSVGAAFGVALRDANSANPNLTEKNDTTFHLRASLSF; from the coding sequence ATGAACCTCACACCTGCCACCCAACGCGGCGTCCGGCCCTTGGCCCTCGCCACCTTCCTCCTCACGCTCGGCGTCGCTTCGACCCACGCTCAAGTCATCGAACGCAACGAGCCGCCCGCTCCGCCTCGGCCTGCCGCCGGCTCGGCCCTGCAACTCGACCAGCAAAGCCTCCAGCCCGGTTCGACTGACGCCACGCCGCTCGGCGCGACCGTCTCCGGTATTCGCCTGCTCGGCCCCGCCGAAGGCGCCAGCCGCTCGCCCGCGAGCGGCGTGCAGATCGGCGACATCGGCGCCGCCGATCCCGCCGCGCTCAAGCAGGCGCTCGCGCCCTTCGTTGGCCGTCCGCTCAGCCGCAAGCTCATTAGCGACGCGCAGGCCGCCGTCGCCAAGATTTACCGTGACTCGGGTCATCCCTTCGTCTCGGTGACGCTGCCGCCCCACGACGCCACCGATGGCACGCTGCAACTGCGCGTGGTCGAGTTCCGTCTCGGCAAGGTCGAGGTCAACGGCGCCGTCGCCAGTCCTCTCGAATCCGACCTGCGGCTGACGGGCGGTGAGCGCATCGACGCCAAAAAACTCTCGGAGGATCTCGACTGGCTCAACCGCAACCCCTACCGGCAGGTGCAGGGCACCTTCGCCGCCGGCGACGAACTCGGCACCAGCAACCTCGAACTGACCGTCACCGAGCTAAAACCTTGGCAGGTCTTTGCCGGCTACTCCAACACTGGCACGCGTTCGACCGGAAAAGACCGCTACTTCCTCGGCGCGGCCGCGGTGTTGAAGCCGCTCAACAACACGTTGATCTCGTATCAGCTCACCGGTGACACCGACTTCTGGCGCAAGCCTGGCAGCATCACCCTCGATGAGGATGACCGTCCCCGTTACTTGAGCCATTCGGGCCGCGTGACCATTCCTCTGGCTCCCCGTCAGGCGCTGGAAATCCTCGGCAACTACGTGGCGACCCGGCAGGAGCAGGACCTCCTGCCCGGCCTGACGCTGCGCACCGACAGCACGACCTTCGAGGTGCCGATCCTCTACCGCACGGCGGTCTCAAACCTCTTCGACGGCCACTACCTCGGCGACCTGACCTTCGGCGTCGAGTTCAAGCGCAACAAGCAGGAGACCTACCTGCTCGGAATCCCCCTCGGCAGCAACGAGGCCGATGTGCTCCAGTTCGTCGCCGGCTGGGCGCATCAAATCCCCGACAAGTTCGGCTCCACCAGCTTCGACCTCAAGATCAAGGCCAACCCCGGCACCGACGAGGACGCATGGGAACTGCGCGGGCGCGACGCCAAGTATGTCTATGGCTCGCTCGACGTCACCCGCGTGACCAAGCTCGGCGGCCGCCTCACCTGGGTGGCGCAGTTCAGCGGCACGCTCTCTTCCGCGGACCTGCCCGACACCGAGCAGGTCGCCCCCGGCGGTTTTTATGCCACCCGCGGCTACACCACCGACGACGGCGCCGCCGACCGCGGCTTCGTGTTCCGCAACGAGCTGCGCCTGCCCTCCGTCGCGCTCTTCCCCGGCCGCGACCAGCTCTCGCCGTATTTCTTTTTGGACTACGGCTATGGTGAATCCGACGGCTCGCCCGACGTGAAGCTCGCCTCCTTCGGGGCCGGCCTGGACTACCGCTACGGCCAGACCCTTTCGGTCGGCGCCGCCTTCGGTGTCGCGTTGAGGGACGCCAACTCGGCCAACCCGAACCTCACGGAGAAGAACGACACGACGTTCCATCTCCGCGCCTCGCTCAGTTTCTGA
- a CDS encoding response regulator receiver encodes MNEPPRQPDAAVGAAHSRVSPLRLLYVESHWLSRKVAWYLMQDVDCVWTYADNAAQAVALAEKAKAESAPFDVVIVDHHQSAEGSGLRVVRALREAGWADTILAIGVEEITGIERQRYETFDVPFLFLTPENHADLKAFVRGAARK; translated from the coding sequence ATGAATGAACCGCCCCGCCAGCCTGACGCCGCCGTCGGCGCCGCTCATTCCCGAGTCTCCCCCTTGCGCCTGCTCTACGTGGAGTCCCACTGGCTGTCGCGCAAGGTGGCCTGGTATCTGATGCAGGACGTGGACTGTGTGTGGACCTACGCCGACAACGCGGCGCAGGCGGTCGCACTGGCGGAAAAGGCAAAGGCGGAGTCCGCCCCTTTCGACGTGGTCATCGTCGATCATCACCAGTCGGCGGAGGGTTCTGGCCTGCGCGTGGTGCGCGCCTTGCGCGAAGCCGGGTGGGCGGACACTATCCTCGCCATCGGCGTCGAGGAGATCACCGGCATCGAACGGCAGCGCTACGAAACCTTCGACGTGCCTTTCCTGTTTCTCACGCCGGAGAACCACGCCGATCTGAAAGCCTTCGTCCGCGGCGCGGCGCGGAAGTGA